In the Anaerolineae bacterium genome, GCGCGAACCATGCCGCGCACCAGCTCCGGTTCCCCGGCGATGGTCGCCTCGTTCGTGATCAGGCCGTTGCCAACGAGATCGGCTTCCGGCGGCAGCTCAATCACGTTGACCGCGCCGCAGGAACGGGCGATCTGGGCCGGTTCGTTGGCGATGTAAACAACGGCCGCCTCCACCCGCCCGGCACACAGCAGGGCCGGAGCGTTGTAGCCAATTTCCTCCAGCCGGATGTCTTCCTCGGTCAGGCCACCGGAAGCCAGCAAAGCGCGTAGACCAACGTAACTGGCCCCAAAGCGCCCCGGCACGCCAACCGTCCGCCCGCGCAGGTCCTCCAGCCGGGCAATGCCGGAATCGGCCAGGGCAGCCACGGCAACCGGGTAACGGCGGTACCACTCGTACAGGTAAACCAGCGGCCGCCCGCCATAGCGGGCCAGGAGCACCTGCTCCCCGCTGAAGATACCAAAGCGCAACTCCCCGGCGGCGATCCGTTCCGCGCCGAGGTTTTCGTCGCCATACTCCAGCGTGATGCGCACCCCGGCCTCCTGCGCGAAGTACCCCTTCTCCAGGGCGACATAAACCGGGGCAAACTGGATGTTGGGGATAAAGCCCAGGAACAGCGTCAGTTCGGGCAGCTCATCCTGTGCGGCGGCAGGTAAACCCGGCAGCAGGATGGCCGCCAGCAACACAGCAGCAAGCAGCGCGCGCGCGATCATCGGTCTATCTCTCCTCCTGTGGCCCAGCCATCATCAGGCGGCCTGTACCGGATTGAACAGGGAAAGGGCCGGGGAATAAACGAGAACGTCAGGC is a window encoding:
- a CDS encoding ABC transporter substrate-binding protein codes for the protein MIARALLAAVLLAAILLPGLPAAAQDELPELTLFLGFIPNIQFAPVYVALEKGYFAQEAGVRITLEYGDENLGAERIAAGELRFGIFSGEQVLLARYGGRPLVYLYEWYRRYPVAVAALADSGIARLEDLRGRTVGVPGRFGASYVGLRALLASGGLTEEDIRLEEIGYNAPALLCAGRVEAAVVYIANEPAQIARSCGAVNVIELPPEADLVGNGLITNEATIAGEPELVRGMVRALARGIADTLAGPDEAFEISRRYVETLPRGGGRIALAVAAAQTVDALRSAAAGDGLSAAEAAALADSLAAAYHPDEVTQMQVLLNSIRLWEGPDPGLSDPASWEATMNTLIAAGLLPGPLDFSRAYNHDFLP